Genomic segment of Streptomyces roseifaciens:
GTCTGCCGCCCGACACCACACCGGTGACGACGTCGTCGGTTGCGGCGACCCGGCCGAGGGCAAGCAGGTGGGCGGCGAGGAAGACGCTCTTGACCGGGGCGCCGAGCGCAGCGGCCCGCTCGCCGATCCGAGCCACCAGCTCGGGCGGAAGGACCACGGTGACGTCCCGCTCGGGCGCGCGGCCGCCGACGGCGGATGCCCCGCCCGCGGCAGGTGCCCCGGACGGGGCGGGCAGCCGGGTGGCGGTGGCCCCGTCGAGCAGCCGTGTCCAGTACTCCCGGGCCGTGTCCGACCCGGCCTCGCGGGCCTCCAGCGCGACGAACTCCCGGTAGGGGAGGGGGCGCGCGTCGTCGGCGTACGCGGTGAGGCCCATCATTTCCCGGTCGTATCCGGTGAGCAGCTCGGTCATCAGGAGCGCGAAGCTCCAGCCGTCCAGGATGCTGTGGTGCGTGGAGACCGCCAGGTGGAAGTCCTCGTCCCCGTGCCGGAGCACGTGGCAGCGCAGGAGCGGCGCCCGGGTGAAGTCGAAGCGTTCCTGCCACTGCTCCTGCCACCAGCGGCGCAGTGCGGTGTCCGGGTCGAGTCCCGCGGCGGGCGTGACCACGGTCAGCGGGATCTCCGCCGCGGCGTGCACGTACTGGACGACTTGCCGGTGGCTGCCGAGGTCGAAGGACGTGCGCAGGATCTCGTGCCGGCCCGCGAGGGCGTCCAGCGCGCGCCGCAGCGCTCCGAGGTCGAGCGGTCCGTGCACGCGCACGCTCTCGAGGTCGTGGTAGAGCGTCGGATCGCCACTCATCTTGGAGTGGAAGATGATGCCCTGCTGGAGCGTGGAGGCCGGGTAGGCGGCCTCCACGCCGTCCGGGGCACCGGCGAGGAAACGGTCCTCGGCGGCTTCGGGAGCGGTACCTCCGGCCTCCCCGGCGCTTCCGCTCTCCTCGGCCTGCGCGGCGGTCGCTTCCTGGGCGCGGCAGTACGCGGCCAGTGCGCTCACGGTCGGGTGCGCGAAGAGCGCCACCACCGTGACCGGCAGGCCCGCCTCCTTGGCCCGCACCACCATCGGGATGGCGCGCATGGAGTCGCCGCCGATGGCGAAGAAGTTGTCGTCGGTGCCCACCGCGGGCACCCCGAGCGCCTCGGCCCAGATCGTCGCGAGCTGTGCCTCGACGCTGTCCGCGGGAGCCCGGAGCGGGCCCGCGGGGGGCGTGACCCGCGCCTCGGGGCGGGGCAGTGCGTCCCGGTCCAGCTTGCCGTTGGGGGTCATCGGCAGCGCGGTCATCGGGACGAAGGCGGACGGCACCATGTGGGCGGGGAGCCGCCCGGCGGTGAACTCCCGCAGAGCGGCGGGGAGCCCGTCCTCCTGCCCGGCGCCGCCGCGCCCGACCCAGTAGCACACGAGGCGCTGCTGCCCGGGCTCGTCCTCGCGGACCACGGTGACGGCCTCGCGGACGTCGGGGTGGCCGAGCACGGTCGCCTCGATCTCGCCCAGCTCGATGCGGAAGCCGCGCAGCTGGACCTGGCCGTCGGCCCGCCCGTGGTAGTACACCTCGCCGTCGGCGCCCGGCTCGGCCAGGTCGCCGGTGCGGTAGAGCCGGCCGCCGGGTGTGAACGGGTCGGGCAGGAAGCGCTCCCGGGTCAGCTCGGGACGGTTCAGGTAGCCCCGCGCGACGCCGGCCCCGCCCACGTACAGCTCGCCCTGCACGCCCGGGGCGACGGGCCGCAGCTCCTCGTCGAGCACGTACAGGGTGAGGTCGGCCAGCGGGGTGCCGATGGGGCTGCGCCGGTCGTCGAGGTCGGCGCGGGTGATGCGGCGCAGGGTGACGTGCACGGTCGTCTCGGTGATGCCGTACATGTTGATCAACCGGGGCCGGTCGTCGCCGTACTGCTCCACCCAGCGCCTGAGCGTGGCCGGCTCCAGCTTCTCGCCGCCGAAGACCACCGTGCGCAGCGCCGTCCCGGGGAAGCCGAGCGCCTCGGCGGCCGTGGCCAGCTGCCGGAACGCGGAGGGCGTCTGGCTGAGCACGGTGACGCGCTCGGCCACGAGCAACTGCACGAACGCCTCGGGGTCGCGGCTCAGCTCGTACGGCACCACGACGACCCGGCCGCCGTACAGCAGGGCGCCCCACAGCTCCCACACGGAGAAGTCGAAGGCGATGGAGTGGAACATCGTCCACACGTCGTCCGGTCCGAAGCCGAACTCCGCCTCGGTGGCGGTGAACAGGCGGGCCGCGTTGGCGTGGCTGACGACGACGCCCTTCGGCCTGCCGGTGGAGCCGGAGGTGTAGATCACGTACGCGACGTGCTCGGGCCGCAGACCGACGGCGGGTGCGGTGTCCGGCTCCCCCGCGAGGTCGTCCTGCGCCGGGGCGACGACGGTCAGGCCCAGCTCGGGCACCTCGTCGCCGACCGCGAGGCGGCAGCCCGCGTCGGCCACGGTGGAGCGCAGCCGCTCCAGCGGGTAGCGCGGGTCGAGCGGCAGGTAGCCGGCGCCTGCCTTGAGGATGCCGAGCACCCCGACCACCAGGTCGACGGTGCGCGCGCACGAGAGGGCGACCAGCTGCTCCGGGCCCGCGCCGAGCGCCACGAGCCGGTGGGCGAGCCGGTTGGCCGCGCGGTCGAGCTCGGCGTAGGTCAGCCGGCGTTCGCCGTCGCTGACGGCGATGCGCCCGGGCCAGGCGGCCGCGGCGGCGGCGAAGGTCTCGTGGAGGGGGCGCACCGCGTGCTCCCCGCCGTCGTGCGCGGTGGTCATCGCGGTCCCTCCGTGTCGTCGCTGCTGAGCCGGCGCAGCCGGTCCAGGTGGCCGAGGCCGCCGAGGACGTCGGCGGTGGGCAGGCCGAAGTCGATGAGGCAGGCGATCTCGTCGACGCCGATGTCCCGCAGCCGCTCCACCACCGCGCGGCACTTGTCGACGCCGCCGAGCAGGCCGCCGTCGTCGTAGTAGCGCTCGAAGGCGCGCTCCACGAGGAAGTCGATGTCCTTCTCGCGCAGTTTGGACGGGTCGATCTTGCGCGCGTTCTCCAGCTTCGAGCCGCCGAGGATGAGCCCGAGCGAGCTGCGCAGGTACGCCGACATGGGTGCGCGCACCAGCTCGCGCGCCGCGTCGTCGTCCTCGGCGAGGAAGGTGTGCACCATGAGGGCCACGTGGCCGGGCCAGCCGTCCGCGCCGGGGCGCTCGGCGACGGCCTTGCGGTACAGGGCGATCTTCTCGGCGAGCTGGTCGAGGTCCTGGCCGAGCAGGTGGGTGAGCAGGCCGTACCCGCCCTTGCCGGCCTCCTGCACGGTGCGGGCGTCGCCGCCGCTGGTGATCCACACCGGCAGCTCGGGCTGCACCGGCGGCGGGAAGATCCGTACGTCGGCCTCGTCGCCGGTGCCGCCCGTGACGGTCATCGGCTCGCCGCGCCACAGCTTCCGGACCTGTGCCGCCTGGTCGAAGAGGCCTGCCCTCCGGTTCTCGTACGCCCCCGGGTTGAGGCAGAAGTCCGTGGCGTGCCAGCCGGACGCGACCGAGATGCCGGCGCGGCCACCGGAGATGTTGTCGACGACCGACCACTCCTCCGCGATGCGCAGCGGGTGGTGCAGCGGGGCCACCACGCTGCCCGCGCGGATCTTGACGCGCTCGGTGATCGCCGCGAGGGCCGCGCCGGTCACCGAGGGGTTGGGGTAGGTGCCGCCGAAGGCGTGGAAGTGCCGCTCCGGCGTCCACACCGCGGTGAAGCCGTTGCGGTCGGCGAACCTGGCGCCCTCCAGGAGGAGCTCGTAGCGGTTGCCGCCGTCCTCGCCCGCGCTGTCGTTGGCGAAGTAGAAGAGGCTGAAGTCCATCGGTTCCGTCACCCTTCGTCCCGGGTAGCGCGCTCGGCGAGCATCCGGACCAGTGCCGGACGGTCGGCCTTGCCGCTGGTGTTCAGCGGCAGCGCGTCGAGGTGCTCGTACTGCTGCGGCACCATGTGCACCGGCAGCTTCTTGCGCAGCCAGGTGCTCAGCGCGCCGCGGCCGAACTCCTCGGGGCCGGTGTGGAAGGCGACGAGGCCCGCGCCCGGGCCCTGCGGCGACACGACGACGACGGCCTGGTCGATGCCGGGGTGGCGGCGCAGCACGGTCTCGATCTCGCCGAGCTCCACGCGGTAGCCGCGGATCTTGACCTGGTCGTCGAGCCGGCCCAGGTGCACCCACGCGCCGTTCTCCAGGCGGACCCGGTCCCCGGTGCGGTAGTAGTGCGCGTCGGTCAGTTCGCCCGAGCCGTCGAACACGGTCGCCACCGGGCCGCCGGGGGTCTCCTCGACGGACATGAACCGGCCCGCGTCGTCCTCCGGGGCGTAGTAGCCGGCGAACCGCTGGGAGCCGCGCACCACGAGCTCGCCGTCCTCGGCGGGGCGGCCGTCCTCGTCCAGGACCAGCCACTCCAGGAAGGGGTACACCGGGCCGATGGGCACCGTGTCGTTGGAGGTCGACGGCCACTGCTCCGGGTCCGCGGGCAGCTCGTAGCCGGCGCAGGCCACGGTGAGCTCGGTGGGGCCGTACACGTTGCCGATAACCGCGCCGGGGGCGATCTGCCGCCATGCCGCGGCCTGTTCGAGGGTGAGCTGCTCACCGATGAAGAGGCTGTAGCGCAGCGTGTCCGACACGCCGGTGAACAGCTTGCCGAGGCTGCGGCTGACCGTCACCACCGAGGGCACGGAGAACCAGTGGGTGATCCGGCGGCCGATGAGGTAGTCGACCGGCGCGAGCAGCTCCGTGCGCTGCGGCACCACGAGCGTCGCGCCCGCCGCCCAGGTCACGAAGAGGTCGAAGACCGAGGGGTCGAAGGTGAGGTCGAACGTGTGCGAGACGCGGTCGCCCGGCCGCACGTCGTAGCGCTCCACGGAGTGGGCGACGTACGCGGAGGCGTTCCGGTGCCGGATCGGCACGCCCTTGGGGCGGCCCGTCGAACCCGAGGTGAACAGCAGGTAGGCCACGTCGTCCAGGTCGCCGCGGTAGGCGGGCAGGCTGCCGCCGGCCTTGGCCTCGGCCACGTCGGCGGCGGTGAGCGTGATCACCTGGTGGTCCGACCAGCCCTCGGAGTCGGTGACCTGCGCCGCGCCCGACTCGTCGACGAGCACCACGTCGATCCGGGCGAGGTCGCAGGTGGCCTGGTTGCGGGTGACGGGGAAGCGCGGGTTGAGCGGGGTCACCACCGCGCCCAGGCGCAGCGCGGCCAGGTAGCCGGCGTAGGCGACGTGGCTGCGCATGGCGAGCAGCGCGACCCGCTCGGGAGCCTTGCCGTGCTCGCGCACCAGGAGCTCGGCCAGGGCCTCGGCCTGGGCGTGGAGCTCGCGGTAGGTGTACGAGGCGTCCTGCACCTCGACGGCGGTGCGGTCCGGGTACCGGTCCACCGCCTCCTGGAACCAGGCGTAGAGCGTACGGGCGGTCATGCGGGTTCTCCTTGTGCTGAGTGGGGGCCGGACCCGCCGCCCGGCGGCAGGGGAGCGGCCGCCGGGCGGCCCGCCTGCGCGGGGAAGTGGTCGAGGGCCCAGTAGCGCTCGCGCGGGAAGGGGTAGGTGGGCAGCGGCACGCGCCGGCCGCGGCGGCCCGCGAGGGCGGCCCAGTCGACGTCGGCGCCGTGCAGCCAGGCCTCGTGCGCCAGTTCCTCGACGGCTTCCGCGAGGTCCGCGGGCCGGGCGGCCAGCTGCACGACCGGGCCCGTGCGCCCGCCCCGGTCGAGGCCGTCGCCCACCAGGACGGTGAAGGCCCGCTCGGGCACGTCCGCGACGGCGTCGTAGCGGGCGCTGCGGCGCGGGAAGACGGCGGCGAGCAGGTCGAGGAGCGCGGTGGCCCCGGGCGCGTCACCGGCCGCCACGACGACCGCGAACAGGCCTGCGGGAGCGGCCCGCCGTGAGCGCACGGCCGGGTCGGCGGCGTCGCGCAGGGCGGCGGCGAGGCGTGCGGGGCTGTCTGCGGGGACGGCCACCACGCGCCGCTCGGGGAAGGCCCGGCGGCCCGTGCGCAGGGTGTGGGCGAGGTCTTCCGGCCGTACGGCGCCGGACTCCGCGACGTCGGCCAGCCGCCGTGCCACGGAGTCCAGCTCGGCGCCGTTGCGGGCCGAGAGGACGAGGCGCACGACGGGCCGCTCCGGCGCCGGGGGGCGCACCGGTGCGGGCGGCGCGGCGACCACGGCGACCGCGTTGTTGCCGCCGAAGCCGATGTTGTTGACCAGCGCGAACCGCTCCTCCCCGGCGAGGGGACGCGGCTCGGTCGTCACGTGGAACGGGCTCTGCGCGAACGCCCGGGGCTCGCGGGGCTCCTTGAACAGCGGGTGCGGCACGAGCCGGCCGGTGCGCACCACATGGACGGCGCCGAGCAGCGCCGCGAGGCCCGAGGCG
This window contains:
- a CDS encoding amino acid adenylation domain-containing protein, with translation MTARTLYAWFQEAVDRYPDRTAVEVQDASYTYRELHAQAEALAELLVREHGKAPERVALLAMRSHVAYAGYLAALRLGAVVTPLNPRFPVTRNQATCDLARIDVVLVDESGAAQVTDSEGWSDHQVITLTAADVAEAKAGGSLPAYRGDLDDVAYLLFTSGSTGRPKGVPIRHRNASAYVAHSVERYDVRPGDRVSHTFDLTFDPSVFDLFVTWAAGATLVVPQRTELLAPVDYLIGRRITHWFSVPSVVTVSRSLGKLFTGVSDTLRYSLFIGEQLTLEQAAAWRQIAPGAVIGNVYGPTELTVACAGYELPADPEQWPSTSNDTVPIGPVYPFLEWLVLDEDGRPAEDGELVVRGSQRFAGYYAPEDDAGRFMSVEETPGGPVATVFDGSGELTDAHYYRTGDRVRLENGAWVHLGRLDDQVKIRGYRVELGEIETVLRRHPGIDQAVVVVSPQGPGAGLVAFHTGPEEFGRGALSTWLRKKLPVHMVPQQYEHLDALPLNTSGKADRPALVRMLAERATRDEG
- a CDS encoding non-ribosomal peptide synthetase — encoded protein: MTTAHDGGEHAVRPLHETFAAAAAAWPGRIAVSDGERRLTYAELDRAANRLAHRLVALGAGPEQLVALSCARTVDLVVGVLGILKAGAGYLPLDPRYPLERLRSTVADAGCRLAVGDEVPELGLTVVAPAQDDLAGEPDTAPAVGLRPEHVAYVIYTSGSTGRPKGVVVSHANAARLFTATEAEFGFGPDDVWTMFHSIAFDFSVWELWGALLYGGRVVVVPYELSRDPEAFVQLLVAERVTVLSQTPSAFRQLATAAEALGFPGTALRTVVFGGEKLEPATLRRWVEQYGDDRPRLINMYGITETTVHVTLRRITRADLDDRRSPIGTPLADLTLYVLDEELRPVAPGVQGELYVGGAGVARGYLNRPELTRERFLPDPFTPGGRLYRTGDLAEPGADGEVYYHGRADGQVQLRGFRIELGEIEATVLGHPDVREAVTVVREDEPGQQRLVCYWVGRGGAGQEDGLPAALREFTAGRLPAHMVPSAFVPMTALPMTPNGKLDRDALPRPEARVTPPAGPLRAPADSVEAQLATIWAEALGVPAVGTDDNFFAIGGDSMRAIPMVVRAKEAGLPVTVVALFAHPTVSALAAYCRAQEATAAQAEESGSAGEAGGTAPEAAEDRFLAGAPDGVEAAYPASTLQQGIIFHSKMSGDPTLYHDLESVRVHGPLDLGALRRALDALAGRHEILRTSFDLGSHRQVVQYVHAAAEIPLTVVTPAAGLDPDTALRRWWQEQWQERFDFTRAPLLRCHVLRHGDEDFHLAVSTHHSILDGWSFALLMTELLTGYDREMMGLTAYADDARPLPYREFVALEAREAGSDTAREYWTRLLDGATATRLPAPSGAPAAGGASAVGGRAPERDVTVVLPPELVARIGERAAALGAPVKSVFLAAHLLALGRVAATDDVVTGVVSGGRPEAASAEATLGLFLNSVPLRVDLAGKDPAGLVGAAFAAEQEMLPHRRYPLSRITRDVKATPFEVLFNFTSFGVVDALDDLLLLKTADWWLSDRNSFPVSVEIGRHTGSDQWRLDITTDPAKVAAGAAQELAAALEAALWELVSP
- a CDS encoding MupA/Atu3671 family FMN-dependent luciferase-like monooxygenase, whose protein sequence is MDFSLFYFANDSAGEDGGNRYELLLEGARFADRNGFTAVWTPERHFHAFGGTYPNPSVTGAALAAITERVKIRAGSVVAPLHHPLRIAEEWSVVDNISGGRAGISVASGWHATDFCLNPGAYENRRAGLFDQAAQVRKLWRGEPMTVTGGTGDEADVRIFPPPVQPELPVWITSGGDARTVQEAGKGGYGLLTHLLGQDLDQLAEKIALYRKAVAERPGADGWPGHVALMVHTFLAEDDDAARELVRAPMSAYLRSSLGLILGGSKLENARKIDPSKLREKDIDFLVERAFERYYDDGGLLGGVDKCRAVVERLRDIGVDEIACLIDFGLPTADVLGGLGHLDRLRRLSSDDTEGPR